A segment of the Sphingopyxis sp. OAS728 genome:
TGGGCGCGATGATGTCGGCGCCGGCGCGCGCCTGGTTGAGCGCCTGCCCCACCAGCACCTCGACCGTTTCGTCGTTGAGCACATAGCCCGCATCGTCGATCAGCCCGTCCTGCCCGTGGCTGGTATAGGGATCGAGCGCGACGTCGGTGAGGATGCCGATATCGTCGCCGAGCGCCTGCTTGATCGCGGCGGTGGCACGGCACATGAGATTATCGGGATTGAGCGCCTCGCCGCCATCGGCGCTGCGCCGGTCGGTCTGCGTATAGGGAAAGAGCGCGAGGCACGGGATGCCCGCGGCGACCGCTTCCTTCGCGCGCTCGACGAGAAGGTCGACCGACCAGCGCGACACGCCGGGCAGGCTCGATATCGGTTCCTCGGCGCCCGATCCGTCGGCGACGAAGAGCGGCCAGATGAGATTCGAGGGCGAGAGATGGGTTTCGCGCACCATTGCGCGACTCCAGCCGGTGCGGCGGGTGCGGCGCAGGCGCAGGTCAGGGAAAGCGGCTTGGGTCATGCGGGGTGCATAGCGGCGCCGGGCCGCGGGGCAAATGGATAATGCCGCTTTAGCGGAGGGTCAGATCCCGTCGCCCGCGCGTTTCGAGGCGACGTCGGCGAGGCTGCCGAGCTTCGGCCGCTCGACCTGTTTGGGTGCGATCGGGGTCAGCGCGGCGCCCGGCGCGATCGACGTCAGCGACCGGATGCGCGCGCGGAAGTCGGCGAGCGCCTTCCCTTCGAGCAAAGCGCGGGTGACGAAAGTCACCGACGACGGGTTCACCGCGCGGCCGTTGCGATAGAGTTCGTAATGGAGGTGCGGGCCGGTCGAGAGGCCGGTCGAGCCGATATAGCCGATCACCTGCCCGCGATTAACGCGCTGGCCGGGGCGCACCGCGATGCGGCTCATATGGCCATAGCCCGTGCCGAGCCCGTTGCCGTGGTTGAGCTTCACATAATTGCCGAAGCCGCCGTGGCGCCCGGCGATGGTGACGACGCCGTCGGTCACCGCATAGATCGGCGCGCCATAGCCGCCGCCGAAGTCCATCCCGCTGTGCATGCGCTTGTAACCGAGGATCGGGTGCCGCCGCATGCCGAAGGTCGATGTCACGCGGCCGTTCGTCGGGCGCGCCATGCCGCCGCGCTGTTCGCCGACGCCCGAGGCCTCGAACCATTGGGTCCGGCCGTCGACGTTCCATTCGAGCATCGAGAGTTTCGATTTTCCGCCGCGGATCAGCCCAGCGTAGAGCAGCTTGCCCGTCTCGCTCTCGCCCGTTTCGGCGCGGCGGTAATCGACGATGATGTCGAACTCGTCGCCGGCGCGGATATCGCTGCCAACCGAAATCTGTTTGCCGACGACGCGAAGATACGACTGGATCGCCTGCGGCGGCGCCCCGGCGGCGCGCGCCGAACGATAAAGGCTGTCGCCGACCCTACCGCGAATCCGCAGCGGGGTCGCGTCGACCGCAATCGGGATGCGGCGCATCACGAGCTGGCCGCCCTGCCGCTCCATTTCGATGCGGAGGTCGAAGCGTGCGCGCATCGCGAGCGCCTCGACCGGACGCGGCATCGTGCGTGCGGCGCGGCGACCGAGGATCAGGTCGATGCGCGTGCCCGGCGCGATGTCGGCGAGCGGAACCGCGCCCGACACCTGGTTTGCCAGCGCTTGGGCCTCGCTGCTGCCGACACCCGAGCGTTCGAGCAGGCGCGCGAAGCTGTCACCGCTGCCCAAGGTGGCGGTGAGTTCGATCTGCGGGCGTTCGGGGGTCTGCGTCAGCGGACGGACGGCGTCGGTCGCCGCCATATGCCGGCCGGTATCGCCGCCATATGCGAGCGGGACGATCATCTGCGCGCGTGCTTCGTTGAAATCGGCGGCGTCGAGCGCAGGGGTTCCGCTTACCTCGAACGGCTGGATCCCCGGGAAGGTCGCGATCGCGGTTCCGCAGAGCAAGGTTAATGTCGCGAGACCGCACCACCATTCGGCGGAACCGATATTGTCGCCAAGGTCGGGAACGAGGTCGAGCTCTGCCAGCCGGTCGCGCCAGCCGAGCCGCGGCTGCGCGTCCGAATCCGCACGCCGCAGCGGTATCGCTTGCGACATCGTGAGGGCGGCCGCGTTGCCGGACATCCCCGCGATGGGTTCGTGACGCTGAAACAAATTGCAACCCCCGCTCGGCGACCAAACCCTACACCCGGCCGCCGAATGATGTTTTCGAGGCGTTGTCTGTAAAGAAAGGTCGTTAAAGTCAATTTAATGGCGGATTTGCCGCGGTTCGTTGCGGCAAGGCGTGGCGGGGTCGGGATATTATGCAACAGTCGCGAAAAAAGCGGCCTCCATCCTATGGTTCGACGATAGGCTGTTGCGCGTGGACCCCGCGCATGTCAGCTTGGCTCTCAAGAAAATGACCTCTTCCTCTTCCCAGCCGGTCAAGGCTGTCCTTGGCCCCACCAACACCGGCAAAACCCATTTGGCGGTCGAGCGCCTGACCGCCCATTCGAGCGGCATGATCGGCTTTCCGCTGCGCCTGCTGGCGCGCGAGGTTTACGACCGCGTGGTCGCAATCAAGGGCGCGGCGCAGGTCGGGCTGGTCACCGGCGAAGAGCGAATCATCCCGCCCGATGCGCGCTACCTGCTCGGAACGATGGAGGCCCTGCCCGTCGAGCGCGACGTTGCCTTCGTCGGGATCGACGAGGCGCAGCTCGGCGCCGATCCCGAGCGCGGGCATGTCTTCACCGACCGGCTGCTGCGCGCACGCGGGCGCGAAGAGACGATGATCCTCGGCTCGGCGAGCATCCGCGGACTCGTCAAGGGACTGGTGCCCGAGGCCGAGATCATCACCCGGCCGCGCTTTTCGACCCTGAGCTATGCCGGATCGTCGAAGCTCTCGCGCCTGCCCAAGCGCTCAGCGATCGTCGCCTTCTCGGCCGAGGAAGTCTATGCGATCGCCGAAATGCTGCGCCGCTTTTCGGGCGGCGCCGCGGTCGTGATGGGCGCGCTCAGCCCGAAGACGCGCAATTCGCAGGTCGCCATGTTCGAGGCGGGCGAGGTCGATTATCTCGTCGCCACCGACGCGATCGGCATGGGGCTCAATCTCGACGTCCAGCATGTCGCCTTCGCGAGCTTGCAGAAATTCGACGGACGGCGCCTCCGCCGCCTGACCATCTCGGAAATGGCGCAGATCGCGGGCCGCGCCGGACGCCACCAGCAGGACGGCAGCTTCGGCACCGTCGGCTTGCCGCAAGGCGGCTTCACCCCCGAGGAAATCGCCGCGATCGAGGGGCATCATTTCCCGCCGCTGCCCAGCCTCTTCTGGCGCAACCCGACCCCGGGCTTCGGCTCGCTCGACCAGCTACTGTCCGATCTTGCCCAGCCGCCGAGCCAGC
Coding sequences within it:
- the hemB gene encoding porphobilinogen synthase; protein product: MTQAAFPDLRLRRTRRTGWSRAMVRETHLSPSNLIWPLFVADGSGAEEPISSLPGVSRWSVDLLVERAKEAVAAGIPCLALFPYTQTDRRSADGGEALNPDNLMCRATAAIKQALGDDIGILTDVALDPYTSHGQDGLIDDAGYVLNDETVEVLVGQALNQARAGADIIAPSDMMDGRIGAIRQALEVEGFGHVQIMSYAAKYASAFYGPFRDAVGSRGLLKGDKKTYQMDPANSEEALREVAQDLAEGADSVMVKPGLPYLDIVRAVKDNFAVPVYAYQVSGEYAMIEAAAAAGAGDRDALVLETLLAFRRAGASGVLSYHALHAARLLGA
- a CDS encoding M23 family metallopeptidase is translated as MSQAIPLRRADSDAQPRLGWRDRLAELDLVPDLGDNIGSAEWWCGLATLTLLCGTAIATFPGIQPFEVSGTPALDAADFNEARAQMIVPLAYGGDTGRHMAATDAVRPLTQTPERPQIELTATLGSGDSFARLLERSGVGSSEAQALANQVSGAVPLADIAPGTRIDLILGRRAARTMPRPVEALAMRARFDLRIEMERQGGQLVMRRIPIAVDATPLRIRGRVGDSLYRSARAAGAPPQAIQSYLRVVGKQISVGSDIRAGDEFDIIVDYRRAETGESETGKLLYAGLIRGGKSKLSMLEWNVDGRTQWFEASGVGEQRGGMARPTNGRVTSTFGMRRHPILGYKRMHSGMDFGGGYGAPIYAVTDGVVTIAGRHGGFGNYVKLNHGNGLGTGYGHMSRIAVRPGQRVNRGQVIGYIGSTGLSTGPHLHYELYRNGRAVNPSSVTFVTRALLEGKALADFRARIRSLTSIAPGAALTPIAPKQVERPKLGSLADVASKRAGDGI